ATCGTATCCCGAGGACATAGTTCACCAGAGGGGTTCTGGTATGATCAGGAAGATCATGAGTTTCTTGTTCTGATCAAAGGGCGGGCCTGTCTGAAGTTTGAGGGACGGGCAGAGCCGATGGTGTTGGAACCCGGGGATTGGACGAATATCAAAGCCCATGTCCGGCATCGTGTGGAGTGGACCTCTCCGGATGAGGATACTGTTTGGCTGGCGGTATGTTATCAGTGAGATATGAGACGTGTGAGATGTGAGACGTGTGAGATGAGAGGAAAAATTATGGGATCACCTTTGTTGGATGCGTTGTTGGCGGATGTGAAGACGGCGATGAAATCGCAAAATCAGGGGCTGTTGTCAGCCTTGAGAATGCTGCATTCCCAAGTTAAGGATGCTACGGTAAATGTGGGGAAGGAGCCATCCGATGAGATGGTGGCGACCATCGTTGCCAAGGCTATCAAGCAGCGCCAGGACTCGGTTGAGCAATACCGAGCCGCTGCACGGCAGGATTTGGCAGATAAAGAGCAACAGGAAATCGAATGGTTCCGTAAATATCAGCCGCAGCAGCTTGGGCAGGCAGAAATTGAAGCGTTGGTGAAGGCCATCATTGCCGAGACCGGTGCCAGTGGGAAGAAGGATTTAGGAAAGGTGATGCAGGCGCTGATGCCCAAGGTAAAGGGCCGTTCTGATGGCAAGCTTGTCAATCAGGTGGTTCTGGCCGAGTTGGGTTGAGCGCCGGGAGTTGTGATCCCAAAGTCGGAAGACAGGATTCAGGAGTCAGAATGAAAGCGTTATGCGTTTTAGTTGTCTCAGCGGTACTGGGGAGCTTATGCGCTTTCGGGGCTGATGTCTCGCCAGGGGTGGTGAAGGGCGAAACATTTGAGCAGGTCGTTCAGAAGTTGGGAGTTCCGAAAGGGAAGGCTCAAGGGGGGCATCGTACGACATATTACTATGACCGTGGGACGGTAGACTTTCTGACTGGCCGGGTTGAGCGGGTGTTTCTGATTACGGCGCAAGCGGCGAAGGAAAAAATTGCGGAGCGGGAAAAGGCTGAAGAGAACAGTCGTCGACAGGCTGAGGCTGAACGAGTCCGGATTATGACTGCCGGTAAGGCCCAGCGTGAGAAAATGCTTGGAGATAAAACTTTTATGACCTCTTCGCCCGTTGCACAGATTGCCTACTGGGACGATTTCAAGAAGCAGTACCCTGGGGTTGATGTTGGTGCCCCTCTGGCTGACGCGAAAAAGGCGTTGGCCTCAGCCAATGAAAAGGATGAAAAGACCGAGGATTTTATCTCACTAAATAGGCGGGCTGCCGAGATTGAAGGACGGTTTAAGCAGTTGGATCAGGATTATGCGGCCTCGTTGGCAAATTGGAAACGGACTGAAATCGACCAGGAGCGCGCCCGGTTGACCGAGGAACTGGCCGGGATCAAGGCTCGTGTGGCAGAGATGTTGAAGTAGGGGATTGATAACTATTAGTTATTGGGAATTCCAAATAACCTATAATTTGTAACCGATAACTACTGTCAACTATTGGCAATCGCTTCAAGTTTTTCCCACTGCCGATACGCCGCCTGAAGGGCCGAGGCAAGATCCTCGGAACGCTCTGTAACCCGGGTGATTTCCGCTTTGGGTTTCCGGAAAAATGTGGGATCGGCCAGGCAAGCATGCCATTGGGCCTGTTCTTCTTCCATCGCCTCAATACGCCCTGGTAATTCATCGAGTTCTTTTCGTTCGCGGAACGTCAGTTTACGCTGGGGCGGATTCTCCGGTTTGAGAGGGGGCGGTTTAGCGGCAGGCTCTTCATCCGGGGGCAGTAACCGCTTGGCGGCCCAGTCATCATAGCCCCCCACATACTCATTTACAAACCAGCCTTCCTCTGGTTTCAGCCAGACGTCATTGCGACCCGGGGGGTGTTTTTCAAAAGCCAGCACGCTGGTGACCACGTTATTCAAAAAGGAGCGGTCATGGCTAACGATAAGGACGGTGCCGGTGTAGGCTGCCAGTTGCTCCTCGAGTAGTTCCAGTGTATCGAGATCCAGATCATTGGTAGGTTCGTCCAGAACGAGTACATTGGAAGGTTGTGCAAAGAGTCTCGCCAGCAAAAGGCGGTTGCGTTCCCCACCGGAAAGAACCGATACAGGTTGTCGGGCACGATCGGGCGTAAATAGGAAATCTTCCAGATATCCCATGACATGGCGTTTGACGCCCTGCAGCATGATGAACTCTTTTCCCTGTGCGATGTTTTCGGCCAGCGATTGGGTTTCATCCAACTGTGCGCGAAGCTGGTCGGAGTAGGCAATTTGCAGGTTAGTGCCATGCGTAATTTTTCCCGATAGTGGGGTCAGGCCAGTTCCACTTGGTTCAAGCAACAGGCGCAGTAAGGTGGTTTTTCCGCACCCGTTAGGGCCGAGGATCCCAATCCGGTCACCCCGGGTGATGACTTCGGAAAAGTCGTGAATCAAAGCGCGGTTACCGTACCCGAAAACAACCGACTCGGCCTTCAATACAATTTGGCCGGTACGATCCGCCTCCTGAATCGCCATTTGGACAGCTCCTGAACGTTCACGGCGTTGCCGGCGATCAGCGCGAAGGGCCTCCAGGGCTCTCACACGACCCTGATTCCGGACCGTTCGTGCTTTGACGCCGCGGCGGCGCCAAGCCTCTTCTTTCTCGAGTCGTTTATCGTTCCGCTCCCATAGCAGGGCTTCGGCCTGGAGGGTCTCCTCTTTGCGTTTCAAGAAGGTGTCATAATCACAGCGCCAATCGACGAGATGGCCCCGATCCAGTTCAACCACTCGTGAGGCGATGCGCCGGAGAAAGGCCCGGTCATGGGTGATGAAGAGGAACGTCCGGCAATGACGCAGAAGGTAGCCTTCCAGCCAGGCGATGGAGTCGAGATCCAGATGGTTGGTTGGCTCATCCAGAAGTACGACATCCGGTTTTCCGAGCAGAGTACGGGCAAGAAGGACGCGGCGGCGGGTCCCCCCCGAAAGGGTTTCAAAATGGACGTCCGGGTCAACTTGAAGGCGGGTCAGGATTTGCTCGGCCTCAAGAGCGACGCGGTGATTATCCAGTGCATCGGGATCCGGGCAGACGATGTCGAGTACCCGGCCAGTTAAATGGAGGGGTACTTGTTGGGGAAGCCTGTTGACGCGGGTACTGGGAGGTTGGATAACTTTACCCAGGTCCGGCTTGGATTCTCCGGCGAGAATTCTGAGCATGGTGCTTTTCCCGGCGCCGTTAGCGCCCAGTAGGCAAATACGATCTCCGCGCTCAATGTGGAACTCAACATCATCCAGGAGCGGAAGTCCGCCATAACTCACACTGACATCTTTTAAACTTAATAGGGCCATAAGGGGTGGTATCTTTCTTCGGGCGACACTATGGAGATTGTTTGGCGCATTTTCAAGCGCGGTTCTAAGTTCTCTCATAATCTTAATCGTAATCGTAATCATAATCCTCTCTGGGGCCGTAGATTACGATTACGATTACGATTAGGATGTCATTCACAGAGGTCTGGCCTACAACAATGATGATGTGATAGGGTAGAGTTTCTTTGACAGGAGACTTGAATTATGATGCGTCAGATTTGTTGGATTGAAAAAAATGCGGACGGGGTTAAGCGAGATGTGCGGTGGACGGTGGAGCAGGGGAGAGTCAAGTGGCAGTTCAAATTGGCCACGGATGAGCGGTTTGATTACACCACGCCGCCGACACGTGAGGATTGGGAAAACTTCTTGGAGCGGATGGAGGCCCGTTATCAGCGTCGCAATGTCTCTTTTGATGATTTGCAGCTTGCTCGTCTGGCGATGAAAAAGGCGCTGGAGAGTTGATCGTTCAGTATCATGAAAATAGTGAGTGCCAAAACATCTATTCAGCAGCCCCATTTCTGGAGACGGAAAACGCTGGCGGCGATGACACGGGCGGAGTGGGAATCCCTTTGTGACGGGTGTGGTCGGTGCTGTGTGATCAAGTATGAAGATCCCGATACCTTGAAAATCCACTATACCAAATGGGCTTGTCGGCATCTTGATCTCAAAACTTGCCGTTGTTCCTGTTATGGTAATCGGAAAAAGCGCATGCCGGAATGTGTCGATTTGTTCCATTGTACGCCCGAAATGTTGGCCTGGTTGCCCTCGAGTTGTTCTTATCGGCTACTAACGGAGGGGCATGATCTGCCGGTGTGGCACCCGCTGGTTACCGGGAAAGTCACTTCCACTTGCCGGGCCGGAATGTCCGTAAGGGGACATGTCATTCCAGAACCGGACAACCATTATGAATAACAGATTATTGTGGGTAAAAGGTTTAGCTCTCTTGTTTTTTGTGGGTACGGTGGTCTTTGTCACTGTGAAGTATGCCACGCCCCTGACCCGCTTCTTCAGCAATGCAAACCAATTGGGGGAGTATCTGGCCTCCTTCGGGATATGGGGCGCGGCAGTGTTTGTTTTGCTTCAGGCGGTACAGGTAGTGATTGCGCCGATACCCGGGGAAGTAACCCAGTTTGCTGGCGGATTCATTTACGGAACCATTCAGGGAACCCTTTTTTCGATCCTTGGTATTTTGATGGGATCAGTGATGGTATTCGGATTGGGGCGATGGTTTGGGTTGCCGTTATTGAGGGTGATTATGCCCGGGAAAACCTTCCAGAAATTCGAATTTTTATTGAATCATCCGAAGACAGAATTGGTGATTTTGATCTTGTTTCTCATTCCCGGCAGTCCAAAGGACATTCTGACCTACATTGCGGGTCTGACTCCCGTTAAGCCATTGCATTTCTTCATTGCCGCCATGGTGGCCAGATTCCCCGGTATCCTGCTGTCGTCTTACATTGGCGCTCATGTGGAGGCCAAAGCCTACGGTCCCGTCATTGTGGCCACTGTGATCGCTTTGGGTCTGTTTGTAGCTGGGGTACTGTTGCAGGATCGGATTGTACCCATGTTGAAGCATCTTAAAGAAAAGCCAGGAGATCGCAAACTCCGGCCGTAATGTCAGTAATTTTTACAGATTGACGCCTTCTGTGGTTTTCTGGTTCGTTTTGTTCTCGTAAATATCGTCGTAAAATTCTTGCAATCAGTGAGTTGTGATATGTTTATGTTGAGGAATATCCTTGGCATATAAGATGCTACTCTTCACTAGTCGTAGTAGTGGTGCGCATTAAAAGTTTTGCAAACAGAGGCTTGGAGAATGACAACACCTGTCGAAAATCGTACCCATCGGAGGATGGTGATGGAAATTCCTGTAGGGGTCGTTGTCGTTTCAAAGTTCCGGGATTTATTTATTCGGAAACCGCGGATGCAATGTATGATTGAGGATGTTTCGATTCAGGGGATGAAGCTGGCCACGGATCAACCAATACCGGAGGGCGCGGTCGTTAACTTGTGGGTTAATTTACCCGTTAATGGACTTAGTCAGGCCATGAAACTTCGTGGTCGGGTATGTTGGACCAGTACTAAAAGTATCGCAAGTAAGTTCTCTGCGGGTGTTTGTTTGGATGTTCATTTTGGACGGTCTGTGGAGGTGTGGATTCAGGCCGTGCGCGCACGAATCAACGACCATTTCCGAAGTTCAATTCAGCTGGGAGTAACCCCATGATACATAATTAGCAAGGTGAAATTCGATGAAAGCGATGATTCTTGAAGATGATCCTGTGATACGAACTCTGCTGGGGAAAGTATTGAGTTCGGATGGCTATGAAGTGGATTCTTATGATAGTCCGGCTTCCTGTCCTCTGTTAGCTGATGAGTCATGTCCCTGTTCACAGAAGGGAGCATGTCCCGACGTTATTATTTCGGATTATGACATGCCCACGGTCAGTGGGCTTGATTTTTTAGAGCATCTGAAGCGGAAACAATGCAAGTGTAAGAATGTTGCTGTGATTTCTGGCGGCTGGGACGAGGATGAACTTCAGAGTGTTTTGCCTATTGGCTTAAAGGCCTTTGGGAAACCCTTTTCCCGGCGGTTTTGGGCTTGGTTAAGCAGAATAAAAGGCCAGGGCCAGGCACTAAATCGGGCCTATCGACGAAGTTTTGAGCGATTTACCTGCGAATTGCCACTTGAGTTGTATTTCAGTTCTCCAGGCCTTGTTGAGACGGTACATGCTGTCGCCCGGAATATTTCCAAAGGGGGGATGTTGATTGAATGTCAGACGTTTCTTGCCCCCATGACGTCATGTCAGCTCTCCTTTAAAGTACCGGACTGGTTGCCGTTCAAGGTGGGATCAGACAGGATGGTGATGCTGACGGCCCAGGCGCGTCATGCCGACAGGAATTCAGGGATCTATGGCTTGCAATTCTTGGATCAGGTTGCGTGATGTCTGATAAGGGTTTGACAGCGGCAGAGGGTCTCCGTATTGTGCCGATATGCTTCCCCAATGGATTATCGAAAAGAAACGCAACGGTGGAATTCTCTCGGATCAAGAACTGACTGACTTCATTGGAGGTTATGTCAGGGGGGATATTCCTGATTATCAAATGGCTGCTTTGGCCATGGCCATATTCTTCCGGGGGATGACTCCAGAGGAGATTACCTCGTTGACCCGGGTTATGATGCACTCGGGCGACATCGTGGATACATCAAGTATTTTACGGCCCAAGGTGGATAAACACTCTACGGGCGGCATCGGCGACAAGCTTTCTATTCCCCTGGCACCCATTGTGGCGTGTTGCGGCGTTGCTGTTCCGATGATCTCCGGGCGGGGTTTGGGGATTACCGGCGGTACCTTGGATAAATTGGAGTCAATCCCCGGGTATCGTACGGGGTTACAAATCCCTGAATTTATCAATGTTTTACAGTCATGCGGGTGTTCATTGATTGGACAAACTGAACGACTGGTTCCGGCTGATAGGAAGCTTTATGCCTTGCGGGATGTAACCGCGACCGTGCCTTCCATTCCCCTGATTGTCTCCAGTATCATGAGCAAGAAATTGGCTGAAGGGCTTGACGGGCTGGTGCTGGATGTGAAGTGTGGCCGTGGTGCTTTTATGAAAACCCGGGACGAGGCCAGGGCTTTGGCCGAAGCGCTCGTACGGGTTGGTCGTGCGATGGGTAAGCGTGTGACGGCATTAATTACCGCCATGGATCAACCCCTTGGACGTGCTGTTGGTAATTCTTTGGAAATCATGGAGTCAATCGATATTTTGAAAGGGCGGGGGCCTGCGGATAGCACGGAATTGACACTGGCGCTGGCCGCAGAAATGCTTGTTGTGGCCGGCGTGGTCCCGACGCCAGAAGCCGGTTTGGAGGTGGTGCGCCGCAAATGGCAGTCGGGCGAACCTTTTGAAGTGTTTAAAAAAATGGTGCGGCTGCATGGAGGAGATACGGAGTTTTTAGATGATCCTCGTTGTTTCCCGATTGCTAAGATGAAGATTGACTTTACTGCAGTAGAAAAAGGATTTGTACAGGATGTGGATGCTGAGAAAATTGGCCGCGCCAGTTTGTTATTGGGGGCTGGGCGTGCCAAAACGACTGATGCAATCGATTACTCGGCCGGTTTGTCAAATTTGATGAAAATCGGGGAGCCAGTTGTCGCTGGTGCGCCATTGGCAACCTTACATGCGGCCACACAGAACCGCATAGATGCGGCTATGGGACTGGTTCGTGAAGCATTCGTCGTGGGTCCGGCCTCGGTGCCTTCAGGGCCGCTGGTGCTTGAAAGAGTTTGAGCCTATGAATACAGATAAACTCATTGTGGCGGCAGAGAAGCTTCGTGGTGCCTTTCAGGGCTTTCGCCCCAAACTGGCCATCGTTATGGGCTCAGGATGGCGGGAGGTATCGAATGGGTTTACCGTCAAGCAAACCATTGACTATGGGGATATCCCGGAATTGGGCGCGCCTCAGGTGGCGGGCCACGGGGGGCAGCTTTTGTTGGCTGAACAAGCTGGCATCGATCTCTTGATTTTTGCAGGACGTCGCCATTGGTATGAAGGAGTAGGGTGGGAGCCTATCGCTTTTCCTGCCTGTCTCGCTAAAACGCTGGGCGCGTCAGGAATGGTTTTGACCAATAGTGCCGGTGGTATTAGAAAATCGTTTCAGTCCGGAGCGGTGATGGTGATTGATGATCACATTAACCTGATGGGGGTAAATCCGCTCATCGGCCCTCATCATGCGTTTTGGGGAACCCGCTTTCCAGACATGACCTGTATCTATGACAAAAGGTATCGGGACACGCTGGATCAGATCTCGCGGAGTGAGGGAATCCCTTTGGCTCATGGCACTTATTTGGCCGTGACGGGCCCCTCCTATGAAACCCCCTCTGAAATTACGGCCTTCCGGCAATGGGGCGCTGACGCCGTGGGGATGTCCACTGTACCGGAAGCAATTTTGGCTCATGCGGCAGGACTCAAAGTGGTGGGGCTATCTTGTATTACCAATGCGGCGGCAGGTGGCTCGGCGGTGCTTTCACATGATGAAGTTTTGGCGGGGGCACGTGTGGCGATTCCAACGCTGACACGTTTGTTGCAGGAATTTGTGAAAGAGATAGGGCCTTTATGAAGAAACAGATAGGAATGAAGAGGCTATTGCAGGCCGCCCTGAAAGCGGCCCGAATAAGTTATTCTCCTTACTCCCGGTTTCCTGTTGGGGCCGCC
The sequence above is drawn from the bacterium genome and encodes:
- a CDS encoding cupin domain-containing protein yields the protein MKKNLLKNIPHSMPEELIEVLCQSGEMWVERIVSRGHSSPEGFWYDQEDHEFLVLIKGRACLKFEGRAEPMVLEPGDWTNIKAHVRHRVEWTSPDEDTVWLAVCYQ
- a CDS encoding GatB/YqeY domain-containing protein; translation: MGSPLLDALLADVKTAMKSQNQGLLSALRMLHSQVKDATVNVGKEPSDEMVATIVAKAIKQRQDSVEQYRAAARQDLADKEQQEIEWFRKYQPQQLGQAEIEALVKAIIAETGASGKKDLGKVMQALMPKVKGRSDGKLVNQVVLAELG
- a CDS encoding ATP-binding cassette domain-containing protein produces the protein MALLSLKDVSVSYGGLPLLDDVEFHIERGDRICLLGANGAGKSTMLRILAGESKPDLGKVIQPPSTRVNRLPQQVPLHLTGRVLDIVCPDPDALDNHRVALEAEQILTRLQVDPDVHFETLSGGTRRRVLLARTLLGKPDVVLLDEPTNHLDLDSIAWLEGYLLRHCRTFLFITHDRAFLRRIASRVVELDRGHLVDWRCDYDTFLKRKEETLQAEALLWERNDKRLEKEEAWRRRGVKARTVRNQGRVRALEALRADRRQRRERSGAVQMAIQEADRTGQIVLKAESVVFGYGNRALIHDFSEVITRGDRIGILGPNGCGKTTLLRLLLEPSGTGLTPLSGKITHGTNLQIAYSDQLRAQLDETQSLAENIAQGKEFIMLQGVKRHVMGYLEDFLFTPDRARQPVSVLSGGERNRLLLARLFAQPSNVLVLDEPTNDLDLDTLELLEEQLAAYTGTVLIVSHDRSFLNNVVTSVLAFEKHPPGRNDVWLKPEEGWFVNEYVGGYDDWAAKRLLPPDEEPAAKPPPLKPENPPQRKLTFRERKELDELPGRIEAMEEEQAQWHACLADPTFFRKPKAEITRVTERSEDLASALQAAYRQWEKLEAIANS
- a CDS encoding YcgN family cysteine cluster protein, with amino-acid sequence MKIVSAKTSIQQPHFWRRKTLAAMTRAEWESLCDGCGRCCVIKYEDPDTLKIHYTKWACRHLDLKTCRCSCYGNRKKRMPECVDLFHCTPEMLAWLPSSCSYRLLTEGHDLPVWHPLVTGKVTSTCRAGMSVRGHVIPEPDNHYE
- a CDS encoding VTT domain-containing protein, with translation MNNRLLWVKGLALLFFVGTVVFVTVKYATPLTRFFSNANQLGEYLASFGIWGAAVFVLLQAVQVVIAPIPGEVTQFAGGFIYGTIQGTLFSILGILMGSVMVFGLGRWFGLPLLRVIMPGKTFQKFEFLLNHPKTELVILILFLIPGSPKDILTYIAGLTPVKPLHFFIAAMVARFPGILLSSYIGAHVEAKAYGPVIVATVIALGLFVAGVLLQDRIVPMLKHLKEKPGDRKLRP
- a CDS encoding PilZ domain-containing protein; translation: MTTPVENRTHRRMVMEIPVGVVVVSKFRDLFIRKPRMQCMIEDVSIQGMKLATDQPIPEGAVVNLWVNLPVNGLSQAMKLRGRVCWTSTKSIASKFSAGVCLDVHFGRSVEVWIQAVRARINDHFRSSIQLGVTP
- a CDS encoding response regulator; this encodes MKAMILEDDPVIRTLLGKVLSSDGYEVDSYDSPASCPLLADESCPCSQKGACPDVIISDYDMPTVSGLDFLEHLKRKQCKCKNVAVISGGWDEDELQSVLPIGLKAFGKPFSRRFWAWLSRIKGQGQALNRAYRRSFERFTCELPLELYFSSPGLVETVHAVARNISKGGMLIECQTFLAPMTSCQLSFKVPDWLPFKVGSDRMVMLTAQARHADRNSGIYGLQFLDQVA
- a CDS encoding thymidine phosphorylase; protein product: MLPQWIIEKKRNGGILSDQELTDFIGGYVRGDIPDYQMAALAMAIFFRGMTPEEITSLTRVMMHSGDIVDTSSILRPKVDKHSTGGIGDKLSIPLAPIVACCGVAVPMISGRGLGITGGTLDKLESIPGYRTGLQIPEFINVLQSCGCSLIGQTERLVPADRKLYALRDVTATVPSIPLIVSSIMSKKLAEGLDGLVLDVKCGRGAFMKTRDEARALAEALVRVGRAMGKRVTALITAMDQPLGRAVGNSLEIMESIDILKGRGPADSTELTLALAAEMLVVAGVVPTPEAGLEVVRRKWQSGEPFEVFKKMVRLHGGDTEFLDDPRCFPIAKMKIDFTAVEKGFVQDVDAEKIGRASLLLGAGRAKTTDAIDYSAGLSNLMKIGEPVVAGAPLATLHAATQNRIDAAMGLVREAFVVGPASVPSGPLVLERV
- a CDS encoding purine-nucleoside phosphorylase, yielding MNTDKLIVAAEKLRGAFQGFRPKLAIVMGSGWREVSNGFTVKQTIDYGDIPELGAPQVAGHGGQLLLAEQAGIDLLIFAGRRHWYEGVGWEPIAFPACLAKTLGASGMVLTNSAGGIRKSFQSGAVMVIDDHINLMGVNPLIGPHHAFWGTRFPDMTCIYDKRYRDTLDQISRSEGIPLAHGTYLAVTGPSYETPSEITAFRQWGADAVGMSTVPEAILAHAAGLKVVGLSCITNAAAGGSAVLSHDEVLAGARVAIPTLTRLLQEFVKEIGPL